Within the Senegalia massiliensis genome, the region ACAGGTGATCATGGGATCATTGAAGGGCTAATAGATAAAAATGGCTTAGAAACAAAGTTTATACCATTATCTAATAGAAGATATCATATAAAAAGATTAAATATAAATGAAGATATGACTTATAATGAAATATTAGATAATGTAATTAATGTAGGTGATAATGAAGTATTACAAAAAGATTTCTTTAGGATAATTTTAAATGGATTTATAGACAAAGATATAAAGCCTAAAATAAAAGAATTAGAATATAAATTAAAAGATAAATTTTATTTTATAAAAATAATAGATAATACAAAAGAAAATTATGATTTAGAAGGTTTATTAAAAGATAATGAAGAAAATATTATTGGCAGATATATAATGGAAATGAAAGATAAAGGTTTAGAAGATGAAACTATAACTAATGCATTAACTATAGGGTTAGAAGAATTATTAAGAGAGAAGGGTATATAATGAATATAAGTGAATTAAATATTCTTTCTTTTGGGAAGTTTAACAATAAAAAAATTATATTGAAACCAGGTTTAAATATAGTTTATGGTGAGAATGAAGCAGGAAAGAGTACTATACATAAATTTATTGAATCAATGCTTTTTGGATTTGTTAAGTCATATACAAAAACAAAAAGATATAATAAGGATTATGAAAAGTATTTTCCATGGAATGATAGTAAATATCAAGGAATATTAAAATACTGTTATAATAATGATTTATTTAGAGTAGAACGCAATTTTATAAAAGGTAATGATGATGTAAAAATCTTTGATGAAAGAACAGGCGAAAATATAAGTGGAATGTTTGAATATAATCCTATTTCCAGAACAATAGAACCTAGTAGTCTTCATTTTGGAATAAATAAAATTATATATAAAAATACTATAAGTATTTCACAGCTTAAAAGTAAGACTGAAGATAGATTTTCTAAAGAAGTAAAAGATAACTTAATAAATCTAGGAGGCAGTTTAGATAACGAAATATCAATAAAAAAAGTATTAGAAAGATTAGAAAAAAGATTAAATGATATAGGGACTAAAAATAGGCTTAGGACTTCTCCTTATGGGAATCTAATTAGAGAGGTTAATGATTTAGATATAGAAAGAGAAAAGGCCTATAAATTATTTTCTGATACTAAAGAATTTCAACTAGAGTTAAAAGAAAAAAAGAATATATTAGATGAACTATATAAGAAAAAAGAAAAGTTAGAAGAGGATATTTATAAACATAATTGTAAAGAATTAAATGTGAAATATGAAAAAGCAAATAAATTATTAGAAGAAATAGATATTCTTCATAAAAACTCTTATAAGATTAAAAAATATAAAGATATTAAAATAGAAGATTATGGCGAAATAATAAAATATGAAAATACTATAGATACAATAAAAGAAAATATAGAAAGAATAAATAAAAACATCTTAGATATAAAAGAAAAGTTAAATTCTATAAATGATCAAATTAAAGAATATGAATTAAATAGTAATTTAAATACTAATACAGAAAAATTAAAAGAAAACAAAAATTTTAAAAACTCTCTTATGCTTACTAAAACATTTTTTATAATATTTTTAGTTTGTTTAATTTTTTCTTTAACTC harbors:
- a CDS encoding ATP-binding protein, which encodes MNISELNILSFGKFNNKKIILKPGLNIVYGENEAGKSTIHKFIESMLFGFVKSYTKTKRYNKDYEKYFPWNDSKYQGILKYCYNNDLFRVERNFIKGNDDVKIFDERTGENISGMFEYNPISRTIEPSSLHFGINKIIYKNTISISQLKSKTEDRFSKEVKDNLINLGGSLDNEISIKKVLERLEKRLNDIGTKNRLRTSPYGNLIREVNDLDIEREKAYKLFSDTKEFQLELKEKKNILDELYKKKEKLEEDIYKHNCKELNVKYEKANKLLEEIDILHKNSYKIKKYKDIKIEDYGEIIKYENTIDTIKENIERINKNILDIKEKLNSINDQIKEYELNSNLNTNTEKLKENKNFKNSLMLTKTFFIIFLVCLIFSLTLGFLLDNKFFIMSFIFIIINFYLNIKIKNKQSVISDNNNLINIYNREKDLQREELREDERFLQNQLVEKNVELERLKAKLNNENMGIKFILDKNKFENPEELKKGIEKKRKFENIIHEINYKREILSSILYNKTFEELEEEVKRCSDIDINNLYLEDNSLMEKLSELNNVIIEKDKEISNLEEKIKTMHSLFRPIQEIEEQIYTKKQKILKCENEIKSIEIAKETIEKISKSIHREFAPKLNKEVSDIISTITKGKYKDIKITENLETKIVAKDDVLIDIENLSYGTIDQIYFSLRFGIIDIIKKDKKIPLILDDCFIQYDDIRLDSILDFIYEQSKQRQVILFTCQTREKNILKNKGYNFNYIEI